A window from Engraulis encrasicolus isolate BLACKSEA-1 chromosome 13, IST_EnEncr_1.0, whole genome shotgun sequence encodes these proteins:
- the lrrc3 gene encoding leucine-rich repeat-containing protein 3 encodes MLFLMGTPLPRKLLILLLCALLRVLLFIMLLSSSLASSSSSCPRGCHCSERSGGLTVVQCTARNLDSVPQDLPRDTVALLLSSNLIRHIPSQAFRNLPRLQELDLSRNRIETVDAGAFQGVTDSLRALDLSNNLLQSVPKEAFARLHAKVRLSDNPWHCECALQEVLRELQLDPETVNEVSCHTSSLAGEHAGKPLIQVLDAGVNFCNFHHKTTDVAMFVTMFGWFAMVISYVIYYVRHNQEDARRHLEYLKSLPSSSHISKDFDTISTVL; translated from the exons ATGCTTTTCCTTATGGGGACTCCCTTGCCTAGGAAGTTGCTCATCTTGCTGCTGTGCGCCCTGCTCCGGGTCTTGCTCTTCATCATGCTGCTCTCCAGCTcactggcctcctcctcctcctcctgccccaggGGCTGCcactgctcggagcgctctggcGGCCTGACCGTGGTGCAGTGCACGGCGCGCAACCTGGACAGCGTGCCGCAGGACTTGCCGCGCGACACCgtggctctcctcctctcctccaacctCATCCGCCACATCCCCAGCCAGGCCTTCCGGAACCTCCCGCGCCTGCAGGAGCTGGACCTGTCGCGCAACCGCATCGAGACGGTGGACGCCGGCGCCTTCCAGGGCGTGACGGACAGCCTGCGTGCCCTGGACCTCTCCAACAACCTGCTCCAGAGCGTGCCCAAGGAGGCCTTCGCCCGGCTGCATGCCAAG GTGCGGCTATCGGACAACCCGTGGCACTGCGAGTGCGCGCTACAGGAGGTGCTGCGCGAGCTCCAGCTGGACCCGGAGACAGTGAACGAGGTGAGCTGCCACACCTCCTCGCTGGCGGGGGAGCACGCCGGCAAGCCGCTCATCCAGGTGCTGGACGCCGGCGTCAACTTCTGCAACTTCCACCACAAGACCACCGACGTGGCCATGTTCGTCACCATGTTCGGCTGGTTCGCCATGGTCATCTCCTACGTCATCTACTATGTGCGGCACAACCAGGAGGACGCCCGCCGGCACCTGGAGTACCTCAAGTCGCTGCCCAGCAGCTCGCACATCAGCAAGGACTTTGACACCATCAGCACAGTGCTATAA